In one window of Cupriavidus necator N-1 DNA:
- a CDS encoding triphosphoribosyl-dephospho-CoA synthase, with translation MASAAARILHTPAQHWHQPAAVPRAQALAGLAVSAIVEEARLSPKPGLVDSRGSGAHADLTLSLMLRSAHSLGPSFAAMADAGLQAPRVGYGLREQLGALGREAEAVMLSATGGVNTHRGAIWCIGLLVGAAGQLGAAGQPANAAAISATAGAIAALPDRHRPVVTGNKGELACLAYGVGGARAQARAGFPHVMRLALPALQRSRARGDTESTARLNALLALMSELDDTCVLARSGRKGLDYMQAGAKAVLAAGGTGTVAGRRHLRSLDAGMLAQRASPGGAADLLAATIFLDRLSQGSMGNNSGDFDGTTAI, from the coding sequence ATGGCGAGCGCAGCAGCAAGGATCCTGCACACGCCGGCGCAGCACTGGCACCAGCCGGCGGCCGTTCCGCGCGCCCAGGCACTCGCTGGCCTGGCGGTCAGCGCGATCGTGGAAGAAGCACGGCTGTCGCCCAAGCCTGGCCTGGTCGACAGCCGTGGCAGCGGCGCTCATGCCGACCTGACATTGTCGCTGATGCTGCGCTCAGCGCACTCGCTGGGCCCGTCGTTCGCGGCGATGGCCGATGCCGGCCTGCAGGCGCCGCGCGTCGGGTATGGGCTGCGCGAGCAACTGGGCGCGCTCGGCCGCGAGGCAGAGGCGGTGATGCTGTCCGCCACCGGCGGTGTCAATACGCATCGCGGCGCCATCTGGTGCATCGGCTTGCTGGTCGGCGCCGCAGGACAGCTCGGCGCCGCCGGGCAGCCCGCCAATGCCGCGGCGATCAGTGCCACGGCGGGTGCCATCGCCGCGCTGCCCGACCGCCACCGGCCGGTGGTTACCGGCAACAAGGGCGAGCTCGCCTGCCTGGCGTACGGCGTTGGCGGTGCGCGGGCGCAGGCACGGGCAGGGTTCCCGCACGTGATGCGGCTGGCGCTGCCGGCCCTGCAACGCAGCCGCGCGCGCGGCGACACCGAATCCACGGCACGCCTCAATGCGCTGCTGGCGTTGATGAGCGAGCTGGACGATACCTGCGTGCTGGCGAGGTCGGGGCGCAAGGGCCTGGACTACATGCAGGCCGGCGCAAAGGCGGTGCTCGCTGCCGGTGGCACGGGCACGGTGGCGGGACGGCGGCACCTGCGCAGCCTGGACGCCGGCATGCTGGCGCAGCGCGCCTCGCCGGGCGGCGCGGCGGACTTGCTGGCCGCGACGATCTTCCTCGACCGGCTGTCGCAGGGCTCGATGGGCAACAATTCAGGGGACTTTGATGGAACAACTGCGATTTGA
- a CDS encoding malonate decarboxylase subunit delta translates to MEQLRFEFPAGQPARARVLVGVVGSGDLEVLVEPGSGGVTTVEITTSVNGYGRVWDAQLARVFAAEPRASMQIRIHDFGATPGVVGMRLAEAFEALGDPQQGEGA, encoded by the coding sequence ATGGAACAACTGCGATTTGAATTTCCGGCGGGGCAGCCTGCCAGGGCGCGCGTGCTGGTGGGCGTGGTGGGGTCGGGCGACCTCGAGGTGCTGGTCGAGCCCGGCAGCGGCGGCGTGACCACGGTTGAGATCACCACTTCGGTCAATGGCTATGGCCGTGTCTGGGATGCGCAGCTCGCGCGCGTCTTCGCCGCCGAGCCGCGCGCGTCGATGCAGATCCGCATCCACGATTTCGGCGCCACGCCGGGCGTGGTCGGCATGCGCCTGGCGGAGGCTTTCGAGGCGCTGGGCGACCCCCAACAAGGAGAGGGCGCATGA
- a CDS encoding biotin-independent malonate decarboxylase subunit beta, translating to MNTAELLARNSFIELGARERARALLDPGTFRELAGPFDGLQSPWLPPQGVVPQSDDGVVVAKGRIDGMPVVVLAIEGAFQGGSMGEVGGAKIAGALELAAEDNRRGEPTRAVLLLETGGVRLQEANLGLAAIAEIHAAIVDLRRYQPVVGVIAGQVGCFGGMSIAAGLCTALVMTQEGRLGLNGPAVIEQEAGIAEYDSRDRPFIWSFTGGTQRVATGFADAYVDDDCDAMRRQVAELLRGPVAGSHRSEQYAQYLAALQAYDASAQPTPADVQALLQRGTDA from the coding sequence ATGAACACGGCGGAACTGCTGGCGCGCAACAGCTTTATCGAACTGGGGGCACGCGAGCGCGCTCGTGCGTTGCTGGACCCGGGCACCTTCCGCGAATTGGCGGGGCCGTTCGACGGCCTGCAGTCGCCGTGGCTGCCGCCGCAGGGTGTGGTGCCGCAGAGCGATGACGGCGTGGTGGTCGCCAAGGGGCGCATCGACGGGATGCCGGTGGTGGTGCTGGCCATCGAAGGCGCCTTCCAGGGCGGCAGCATGGGCGAAGTCGGCGGCGCCAAGATTGCCGGTGCACTGGAGCTGGCCGCCGAGGACAACCGCCGCGGTGAACCGACGCGCGCAGTGCTGCTGCTGGAGACCGGCGGCGTGCGCCTGCAGGAAGCCAATCTCGGCCTGGCCGCGATTGCCGAGATCCATGCGGCCATCGTCGACCTGCGCCGCTACCAGCCGGTGGTCGGCGTGATCGCGGGGCAGGTGGGCTGCTTCGGCGGCATGTCGATTGCCGCGGGCCTGTGTACCGCGCTGGTGATGACGCAGGAAGGGCGCCTTGGCCTGAACGGTCCGGCCGTGATCGAGCAGGAGGCGGGCATCGCCGAGTACGACTCGCGTGACCGGCCCTTTATCTGGAGCTTCACCGGCGGCACGCAGCGCGTTGCCACCGGCTTCGCCGATGCGTATGTCGATGACGACTGCGACGCGATGCGCAGGCAGGTCGCCGAACTGTTGCGCGGCCCGGTCGCGGGAAGCCATCGCAGTGAACAATACGCCCAATACCTGGCCGCGCTGCAGGCGTACGACGCCAGTGCGCAGCCCACGCCGGCCGATGTGCAGGCGTTGTTGCAACGGGGGACCGACGCATGA
- the mdcE gene encoding biotin-independent malonate decarboxylase subunit gamma, protein MNSPTQTATAREPSRGERWLQALAPAARIQPGLPDSVLVADGELAGTAVRWIALVPDADSRFPRARHGEAGLLEGWSLARAVREAIEADRELPVKRAIVAIVDTPSQAYGRREEALGIHQALAGAVAAYAEARLAGHPVVALIVGRAMSGAFLAHGYQANRIIAFNDEGVLVHAMGKEAAARVTMRTVEDLEALASTVPPMAYDIENFATLGILWRLIDVESASAPVPADVHLARDTILSALAEIRRDPAHGLSGRLAGANRKASAAVRDCLSRQWQA, encoded by the coding sequence ATGAACTCACCAACCCAAACCGCTACCGCGCGCGAACCCAGCCGCGGTGAACGCTGGCTGCAGGCACTGGCGCCCGCGGCACGGATCCAGCCGGGGCTGCCGGACTCAGTGCTGGTTGCCGACGGCGAACTGGCGGGGACCGCGGTTCGCTGGATCGCGCTGGTGCCTGACGCCGACAGCCGCTTCCCGCGGGCACGTCATGGCGAGGCCGGTCTGCTCGAAGGCTGGTCGCTGGCGCGCGCGGTGCGCGAAGCGATCGAAGCAGACCGCGAATTGCCGGTCAAGCGCGCCATCGTGGCGATCGTCGATACGCCCAGCCAGGCCTACGGCCGGCGCGAAGAAGCGCTCGGCATCCACCAGGCGCTGGCCGGCGCTGTCGCTGCCTATGCCGAGGCGCGGCTGGCCGGCCATCCGGTGGTGGCGCTGATCGTCGGGCGTGCCATGTCGGGAGCCTTCCTCGCGCACGGCTACCAGGCCAACCGCATCATCGCGTTCAATGACGAGGGCGTGCTGGTGCATGCGATGGGCAAGGAGGCCGCCGCCAGGGTCACCATGCGCACAGTCGAGGACCTCGAAGCGCTGGCGTCGACGGTTCCGCCGATGGCCTACGACATCGAAAACTTCGCCACGCTGGGCATCCTGTGGCGGCTGATCGACGTCGAGTCGGCAAGTGCCCCGGTGCCGGCCGATGTGCACCTGGCGCGCGACACCATCCTTTCTGCGCTGGCGGAGATCCGACGCGACCCGGCGCACGGACTGTCCGGCCGGCTGGCGGGCGCAAACCGCAAGGCGTCGGCTGCAGTGCGTGACTGCCTGTCGCGGCAATGGCAAGCCTGA
- a CDS encoding malonate decarboxylase holo-ACP synthase: MASLNTATPAPHDLVWLGDPASDLGRDALPEWVCLPALRETPLVVRRDGRRPGAVPVGLRGRTRAERFGTWITPAAIRKIVTPMDLAAQRAWRRRPELAALPAILALEAIADWLDAAGIRWGVTGSAGFSLACPHNVLRADSDLDLVVQAAQPLPAPHLDLLAELQRAAPARLDIQVATPFGGFSLLERLRSGGKVLLKTDHGPRLCDDPWQPTA, translated from the coding sequence ATGGCAAGCCTGAACACGGCGACGCCCGCGCCACACGACCTGGTCTGGCTGGGCGATCCGGCAAGCGACCTGGGCCGCGACGCCTTGCCGGAATGGGTCTGCCTGCCAGCGCTGCGCGAGACCCCGCTGGTCGTCCGGCGCGACGGCCGCCGGCCTGGCGCAGTCCCCGTCGGGCTGCGCGGCCGCACGCGCGCGGAACGCTTCGGCACCTGGATCACGCCCGCGGCGATCCGCAAGATTGTCACGCCGATGGACCTGGCCGCGCAGCGTGCATGGCGGCGGCGGCCGGAGCTGGCGGCCCTGCCAGCAATCCTCGCGCTCGAGGCCATCGCCGACTGGCTCGACGCCGCCGGTATCCGGTGGGGCGTGACGGGCAGCGCCGGCTTCTCGCTCGCCTGTCCGCACAACGTGCTGCGTGCCGACAGCGACCTTGACCTCGTCGTGCAGGCCGCACAACCCCTCCCGGCCCCGCATCTGGACCTGCTGGCCGAGCTGCAGCGCGCCGCGCCGGCCAGGCTCGATATACAGGTCGCGACCCCGTTTGGTGGCTTCTCGCTGCTGGAACGCCTGCGCAGCGGCGGCAAGGTGCTGCTGAAGACGGATCACGGCCCGCGGCTGTGCGACGATCCCTGGCAACCCACGGCATGA
- the mdcH gene encoding malonate decarboxylase subunit epsilon translates to MNVLLTFPGQGTQRTGMLKDLPAHAAVAAVLAEAEDVLQVPAAEMDTPASLQSTVWTQLCLLTAGVAMARCLAAHDARADAVAGLSIGAYAAAVTAGVLDFADALRLVRLRGELMAQAFPHGYGMTAILGLDRNRLEPLVAQVCTPQQPVYLANFNAPTQIVIAGKLSALAEVSTLALAAGAQAARPVAIHVPSHCPLLADAARSLGEAMQGVAISAPALRYFSASKARELRDPRRIAEDLAQNMATPVRWHETMLLAHANGARLVVEAPPGDVLTRLAQPVFADGMALACDRTRLDSIVAIMRR, encoded by the coding sequence ATGAATGTCCTGCTTACCTTCCCCGGCCAGGGCACACAGCGGACCGGCATGCTGAAGGACCTGCCCGCGCATGCCGCGGTGGCAGCGGTGCTGGCCGAGGCGGAAGACGTGCTGCAAGTGCCGGCGGCGGAGATGGATACGCCGGCAAGCCTGCAGTCCACGGTATGGACCCAGCTTTGCCTGCTGACGGCGGGCGTGGCCATGGCGCGCTGCCTGGCCGCGCATGACGCCCGCGCCGACGCGGTGGCCGGTCTCTCCATCGGCGCCTATGCGGCGGCGGTGACCGCAGGTGTGCTGGACTTTGCCGATGCGTTGCGGTTGGTGCGTTTGCGCGGGGAGTTGATGGCGCAGGCCTTTCCGCATGGCTATGGCATGACGGCGATCCTCGGCCTGGACCGGAACCGGCTTGAACCGCTGGTGGCGCAGGTCTGCACGCCGCAGCAACCGGTGTACCTGGCCAATTTCAACGCCCCCACGCAGATTGTGATCGCGGGCAAGCTGTCGGCGCTGGCGGAAGTGTCGACGCTGGCGCTGGCGGCTGGTGCGCAGGCGGCCAGGCCGGTCGCCATCCACGTGCCGTCGCACTGTCCGCTGCTGGCTGACGCCGCGCGCTCCCTGGGCGAAGCCATGCAGGGGGTGGCGATTTCGGCGCCTGCGCTGCGCTACTTCAGTGCGAGCAAGGCGCGCGAACTGCGCGATCCACGCAGAATCGCGGAGGATCTCGCGCAGAACATGGCGACGCCAGTGCGCTGGCATGAAACCATGTTGCTGGCCCACGCCAATGGCGCCAGGCTGGTGGTGGAGGCACCGCCGGGCGATGTGCTGACACGGCTGGCGCAGCCGGTGTTTGCGGACGGCATGGCGCTGGCCTGTGACAGAACCCGGCTGGATTCGATCGTGGCAATCATGCGGCGCTGA
- a CDS encoding YbhB/YbcL family Raf kinase inhibitor-like protein, translated as MKIASAVSAPVAGALMCLCIGTAHAAGMQVSSTSYAEGATIGSQYAHDGVGGDQKPCGGKGVSPQVSWTKLPAGAKSVAILMYDMDGVAGLGVSHWVAYNIAANRGQLKEGEGKADGPGITVGKNVRGEATYRGPCAPTGEAPHHYVVTVIATDLAPNLPAGMTREELMAALKGHALEAQSFVGRFGR; from the coding sequence ATGAAGATCGCTAGCGCAGTTTCCGCTCCGGTGGCCGGGGCGTTGATGTGCCTGTGCATCGGCACCGCACACGCCGCCGGCATGCAGGTGTCGTCCACCTCGTACGCCGAGGGAGCCACGATCGGCTCGCAGTATGCGCATGATGGCGTTGGCGGCGACCAGAAGCCCTGCGGTGGCAAGGGCGTGTCGCCGCAGGTCTCGTGGACGAAGCTTCCCGCGGGCGCGAAGTCTGTCGCCATCCTGATGTATGACATGGACGGCGTCGCCGGTCTCGGGGTCTCGCATTGGGTCGCCTACAACATTGCCGCAAATCGCGGCCAGCTGAAGGAAGGCGAAGGCAAGGCGGACGGGCCAGGCATCACGGTCGGCAAGAACGTGCGTGGCGAGGCAACGTACCGCGGCCCCTGCGCGCCAACCGGCGAGGCGCCCCACCACTACGTCGTCACGGTCATCGCGACGGATCTGGCGCCGAACCTGCCTGCGGGCATGACGCGCGAGGAACTGATGGCTGCGCTCAAGGGGCATGCCCTGGAGGCACAGAGCTTTGTCGGACGGTTTGGGCGTTGA
- a CDS encoding MFS transporter codes for MRALVFCSVQFLLAVTWTLYVAFLPQLAAQAGIARAHVALILLMDQLIFVAMDFTLGIAADRVANAMRRLGGWVLGLSVISAMAFVLLPRVTSPVLLLGLTALWAATSSALRAPPMVIIARQLPATASSFLVGCSLLGVGLAGAVAPLLTARLRDASPMLPFLAASAGLVVAVAALRWMESGPARHDADAVPAPAAGVALRRVWLLFAAVWVLALGFQIHTTVNSAPAYLRFVTAAGLERVTPVFWIGFALGALLPATSLLRRYPPYTLLVTAAALGALSLFGFTIAGSLRAILAVQCLAGGLWGIMFAATANAALDAGQVGREGMYTGLVFAALAVAAFMRIALVSSGASKTAVLASLLPWLPAVAWSAGALLLAAFLSGNLTYLMARRQVLRQQVGSG; via the coding sequence ATGCGCGCGTTGGTCTTCTGCTCTGTGCAGTTCCTGTTGGCGGTGACATGGACCCTCTATGTGGCCTTCCTGCCGCAACTGGCCGCGCAGGCCGGCATCGCGCGCGCGCACGTCGCCTTGATCCTGCTGATGGACCAGTTGATCTTTGTCGCGATGGACTTCACGTTGGGCATCGCGGCCGACCGTGTCGCCAACGCAATGCGCAGGCTGGGAGGCTGGGTGCTGGGGCTGTCCGTCATCTCCGCGATGGCGTTCGTGCTGCTGCCCCGGGTAACTTCACCGGTGCTGCTGCTGGGCCTGACCGCGCTGTGGGCGGCCACCTCTTCGGCATTGCGCGCGCCGCCCATGGTGATCATTGCCCGGCAGCTGCCCGCGACCGCGTCGTCGTTCCTGGTGGGATGCTCGCTGCTCGGCGTCGGCCTTGCCGGAGCCGTGGCGCCGCTGCTGACCGCCCGGCTGCGCGATGCGTCGCCCATGCTGCCGTTCCTGGCCGCCAGCGCGGGGCTGGTGGTGGCCGTGGCCGCGCTGCGATGGATGGAATCCGGCCCGGCGCGCCACGATGCCGACGCCGTGCCCGCGCCGGCAGCCGGCGTTGCGCTCAGGCGCGTCTGGCTGCTCTTTGCCGCAGTCTGGGTGCTTGCGCTCGGCTTCCAGATCCACACCACCGTCAACTCCGCGCCGGCCTACCTGCGCTTTGTCACGGCTGCCGGGCTGGAGCGCGTGACGCCGGTGTTCTGGATTGGCTTCGCGCTGGGCGCGCTGCTGCCCGCGACATCGTTGCTGCGGCGCTATCCGCCCTATACGCTGCTGGTGACCGCCGCGGCCCTTGGCGCGCTGTCGTTGTTCGGCTTCACCATTGCGGGCTCGCTCCGGGCCATCCTCGCCGTGCAGTGTCTTGCCGGCGGCCTGTGGGGAATCATGTTCGCCGCGACGGCCAATGCGGCGCTCGACGCCGGTCAAGTCGGCCGCGAAGGGATGTACACCGGGCTCGTATTTGCCGCCCTGGCGGTTGCCGCGTTCATGCGCATTGCCCTGGTGTCATCGGGCGCCAGCAAGACCGCCGTGCTGGCAAGCCTGCTGCCATGGCTGCCAGCCGTGGCCTGGAGTGCCGGTGCCCTGTTGCTGGCGGCTTTCCTGTCAGGAAACCTGACCTACCTGATGGCACGCAGACAGGTGCTGCGCCAGCAGGTCGGTTCCGGTTAG
- a CDS encoding DUF934 domain-containing protein produces MPDHDHCAGQDRHNVIRDGRLIADDWLAHIGDAQDADNTCPPDAPGYLVTLENWIAHCQRYRLRQYPLAVYLSPDAEPQTLLEPGATVVDPTGIAMIAIDFPVYTDGRGYSIAQLLRHQLGWTGELRAVGDVMIDTVHYLARCGFNSFALKPGHDPAAALRALATFSSSYQRSYGPASR; encoded by the coding sequence ATGCCTGACCATGACCATTGCGCCGGGCAGGACCGGCACAACGTCATCCGTGACGGACGACTGATCGCAGATGACTGGCTGGCTCACATCGGGGATGCGCAAGACGCCGACAACACCTGCCCGCCCGACGCGCCCGGCTACCTGGTGACACTGGAGAACTGGATCGCCCACTGCCAGCGATATCGGCTGCGACAGTATCCGCTCGCGGTCTACCTGTCGCCGGACGCGGAGCCTCAGACCCTGCTGGAACCTGGTGCCACGGTCGTTGACCCGACCGGCATAGCGATGATTGCCATCGATTTCCCGGTCTACACGGATGGTCGTGGCTATTCGATCGCACAGCTGCTCCGGCACCAGCTAGGCTGGACCGGAGAGCTGCGCGCCGTGGGTGACGTGATGATCGACACCGTGCACTACCTGGCGCGTTGCGGTTTCAACAGCTTTGCGCTCAAGCCCGGGCACGACCCGGCAGCGGCGCTGCGCGCTCTGGCCACGTTCTCGTCTTCGTACCAGCGTAGCTATGGCCCGGCAAGCCGATAG
- a CDS encoding nitrite/sulfite reductase, producing the protein MYIYDAIDQKLVDERVVQFADQTRRFLSGQLTEDEFRVLRLQNGLYIQRHAPMLRVAIPYGMLASRQLRKLAEIARRWDRGYGHFSTRQNLQFNWPRLEDAPAILAELATVQMHAIQTSGNCIRNTTTDHFAGIAPDELVNPLVWCEIVRQWSMLHPEFAFLPRKFKIAISGAQTDRAAVGVHDIGLQAVEQDGQAGFKVWVGGGMGRTPMVGKLINPFVPWQDLLTYLQATLRVYNLHGRRDNKYKARIKILVKDLTPEVFRAQVDEQWQRIRGGPDTVSEGFVASIAERFTIPPYEPAAADEPDESAELAKTDRAFRLWLKSNVHRHRVPGYAAVTASLKAAGQAPGDITAEQMEIMADLAERHGFGELRVSHEQNLILADVRRSGLHALWQALDAAGLATPNVGLITNIIACPGGDFCSLANAVSIPLAQAIQERFDDLDHVHDIGELDLNISGCINSCGHHHIGHIGILGVDKAGEAWYQITIGGRQNGGDGQRRPDGVAASGAAIGRIIGPSFAQEQVPDVVERLIETYLLHRDSEAERFVDVVGRIGIEPFQRAVYPDPDSGSRRARQEAVNA; encoded by the coding sequence ATGTATATCTATGACGCCATTGACCAGAAGCTCGTCGACGAACGCGTCGTGCAGTTCGCCGACCAAACCCGCCGATTCCTGAGCGGCCAGCTCACCGAGGATGAGTTCCGCGTGCTGCGGCTGCAGAACGGCCTCTATATCCAGCGCCATGCACCCATGCTGCGCGTGGCGATTCCCTACGGCATGCTGGCGTCGCGGCAGTTGCGCAAGCTTGCGGAGATCGCGCGCCGCTGGGACCGCGGCTACGGGCACTTCAGCACGCGGCAGAACCTGCAGTTCAACTGGCCGCGGCTCGAGGATGCGCCTGCCATTCTCGCGGAGCTGGCCACGGTGCAGATGCACGCGATCCAGACCAGCGGCAACTGCATCCGCAATACCACCACCGACCACTTTGCCGGCATTGCGCCCGACGAACTGGTGAACCCGCTGGTGTGGTGCGAGATCGTCAGGCAATGGTCGATGCTGCATCCGGAGTTCGCCTTCCTGCCGCGCAAGTTCAAGATTGCCATCAGTGGCGCGCAGACGGACCGGGCCGCGGTTGGCGTCCATGACATCGGGCTGCAGGCCGTTGAACAGGACGGCCAGGCCGGCTTCAAGGTCTGGGTCGGTGGCGGCATGGGCCGAACGCCGATGGTCGGCAAGCTGATCAACCCCTTCGTCCCCTGGCAGGACCTGCTGACCTACCTGCAGGCCACGCTGCGCGTCTACAACCTGCACGGCCGCCGCGACAACAAGTACAAGGCGCGCATCAAGATCCTGGTGAAGGACCTGACCCCGGAAGTGTTCCGGGCGCAGGTGGATGAGCAGTGGCAACGCATTCGCGGGGGCCCGGACACCGTGTCTGAAGGCTTTGTCGCATCCATTGCCGAGCGCTTCACGATCCCGCCGTATGAGCCCGCGGCCGCCGACGAGCCGGACGAGTCAGCCGAACTGGCCAAGACTGACCGTGCCTTCCGCCTCTGGTTGAAAAGCAATGTGCATCGGCACCGGGTGCCTGGCTACGCAGCCGTCACGGCATCGCTGAAAGCCGCGGGCCAGGCGCCCGGCGACATCACTGCGGAGCAGATGGAAATCATGGCTGACCTGGCCGAGCGCCACGGCTTCGGCGAACTGCGCGTGTCGCATGAGCAGAACCTGATCCTTGCCGATGTCCGCCGCAGCGGCCTGCACGCCTTGTGGCAAGCGCTGGACGCTGCCGGGCTGGCCACGCCGAACGTGGGCCTGATTACCAACATCATCGCCTGCCCCGGGGGCGACTTCTGCTCGCTGGCCAATGCGGTCTCGATCCCTCTGGCACAGGCGATCCAGGAGCGCTTCGACGACCTCGACCATGTACACGACATCGGCGAGCTGGACCTGAACATCTCCGGCTGCATCAACTCCTGCGGCCACCACCATATCGGCCACATCGGCATCCTCGGCGTCGACAAGGCCGGCGAGGCCTGGTACCAGATCACCATCGGCGGCCGGCAGAACGGCGGCGACGGCCAACGCCGCCCGGATGGCGTGGCGGCCAGCGGCGCAGCCATCGGCCGCATCATTGGGCCGTCCTTTGCCCAGGAGCAGGTTCCGGATGTGGTGGAGCGGCTGATCGAGACCTATTTGCTGCATCGGGACAGCGAAGCCGAACGCTTTGTCGACGTGGTTGGCCGTATCGGCATCGAACCCTTCCAGCGCGCGGTGTACCCGGACCCTGACAGCGGCTCGCGGCGAGCTCGCCAGGAGGCAGTAAATGCCTGA
- the cyoD gene encoding cytochrome o ubiquinol oxidase subunit IV produces MKSSHLHSVHADQTAAHGSVRSYTIGLLLSVALTMASFAAVMTGSLPTQAAIALVVGLCVAQLLVQLVYFLHLGTGPGQRGNTAIFACTGFLIVIVVAGSLWVMHNADINMMPTDMSIERARAKD; encoded by the coding sequence ATGAAATCGTCCCACCTTCATTCGGTGCATGCGGACCAGACGGCCGCGCACGGCAGCGTGCGCAGCTACACCATCGGACTGCTGCTGTCGGTCGCGCTGACGATGGCATCGTTTGCGGCAGTGATGACCGGATCCCTGCCAACGCAGGCCGCGATCGCGCTGGTCGTGGGCCTTTGTGTCGCGCAACTGCTGGTGCAGCTGGTGTACTTCCTGCATCTGGGCACCGGTCCCGGCCAGCGCGGCAACACCGCCATCTTTGCCTGTACCGGCTTCCTGATCGTCATCGTCGTGGCCGGCTCGCTGTGGGTGATGCACAACGCCGATATCAACATGATGCCGACCGACATGTCCATCGAACGGGCACGTGCAAAAGACTAG
- the cyoC gene encoding cytochrome o ubiquinol oxidase subunit III, with translation MTPTLSPTLHHPGHEAAHDAAHHHHEAGAHTPLGFWLYLMSDCLIFAVLFATFGVLSGNTAGGPGGRQLFELPFVFAETMVLLLSSYTFGLAMLRQGADDAPRMIRWLAVTFALGALFIAMEVYEFAHLLHEGAGPGVSAYLSAFFTLVGTHGLHVTSGLLWLAVMIHQIRHFGLDDIVRRRLACLSLFWHFLDLVWICVFTFVYLREFA, from the coding sequence ATGACTCCGACTCTCTCCCCTACCCTGCACCATCCCGGGCACGAGGCGGCCCACGACGCGGCGCACCACCATCACGAAGCCGGCGCGCACACTCCGCTGGGGTTCTGGCTCTACCTGATGAGCGACTGCCTGATCTTCGCGGTGTTGTTCGCCACCTTCGGCGTGCTGTCCGGAAACACGGCCGGCGGCCCCGGCGGGCGGCAACTGTTCGAGCTGCCGTTCGTGTTCGCCGAAACCATGGTGCTGCTGCTGAGCAGTTATACCTTCGGCCTGGCCATGCTCAGGCAGGGCGCCGACGACGCGCCGCGGATGATCCGCTGGCTGGCGGTGACCTTCGCGCTCGGCGCACTGTTCATCGCCATGGAGGTCTATGAGTTCGCGCACCTGTTGCATGAGGGTGCGGGCCCCGGCGTCAGCGCCTACCTGTCGGCCTTCTTCACGCTGGTCGGCACGCACGGGCTGCATGTCACGTCTGGCCTGCTGTGGCTTGCGGTGATGATCCACCAGATCAGGCATTTCGGGCTGGACGATATCGTGCGCCGCCGCCTGGCCTGCCTGAGCCTGTTCTGGCACTTCCTGGACCTGGTCTGGATCTGTGTCTTCACCTTCGTCTATCTGCGGGAGTTCGCATGA